The Etheostoma spectabile isolate EspeVRDwgs_2016 chromosome 24, UIUC_Espe_1.0, whole genome shotgun sequence genome contains a region encoding:
- the LOC116674250 gene encoding coagulation factor XIII A chain-like: MCQQINKPQHNTSAYDTPNLVVRRGQEFLVXXXFNRPLAESDDFQLEFVIGEKPTPSRGSLVAVTFNSRVGGPWKGRIVGSPSLTVTLGITPTPDAIVGRFQTYVAIVRGTGMQRTKRDTTTDLYVLFNAWCKDDAVFLPNETERNEYVLNDHGVMYQGSYEDVELQDWVYGQFERGILDACIYILDSSKMPISDRGNIIKIVRMGSSMINSQDDNGVCVGNWTDDYSLGRSPTSWTGSVQILLQYARTGAPVSFAQCWVFAGVLNTFLRTLGIPARIITNFNSAHDSNGNLKTDLIFHPDGLPDYTNIN, from the exons ATGTGTCAGCAGATAAATAAACCGCAACACAACACGAGTGCCTACGACACCCCAAACCTGGTGGTCCGCCGCGGTCAGGAGTTCCTGGTNNNNNNNNNNTTCAACCGCCCGCTGGCGGAGAGCGACGACTTCCAACTTGAGTTTGTGATTG gtgAAAAACCTACACCCAGTAGGGGCTCACTGGTGGCGGTAACCTTTAATTCCCGTGTTGGAGGCCCGTGGAAGGGTCGGATTGTGGGGAGTCCGAGTTTAACTGTGACTCTGGGTATCACACCAACGCCCGATGCCATCGTTGGGAGGTTTCAAACGTACGTGGCCATTGTGAGGGGAACCGGAATGCAGCGAACCAAGAGGGACACCACCACCGACCTGTACGTGTTGTTCAACGCCTGGTGTAAAG ATGATGCTGTGTTTCTTCCTAATGAAACAGAGCGGAATGAGTACGTTCTCAACGACCATGGTGTGATGTATCAGGGTTCATATGAGGATGTGGAATTACAGGACTGGGTTTATGGacag TTTGAGCGCGGCATTTTGGACGCCTGTATTTACATCCTGGATTCGTCAAAAATGCCAATCAGCGACCGAGGAAACATCATCAAAATAGTCAGGATGGGATCCTCAATG ATTAACTCTCAGGACGATAATGGCGTGTGTGTTGGGAACTGGACTGACGACTACTCGCTGGGCAGGTCCCCGACATCTTGGACGGGCAGCGTCCAGATCCTTCTGCAGTACGCCAGAACCGGAGCCCCGGTCTCCTTCGCCCAGTGCTGGGTGTTTGCTGG agtcttga acacct TCCTACGCACCCTCGGCATCCCAGCGAGAATCATCACCAACTTCAATTCAGCTCACGACAGCAACGGCAACCTGAAGACCGACCTCATCTTCCATCCCGATGGCTTGCCGGAC TACACC aaca TCAATTAA
- the LOC116674251 gene encoding coagulation factor XIII A chain: MFLTCVVVALLFLLHLLLCFQLSGFSKVKQQMFVNVSFTNPFNFALKACRLSMEGAGLMSEKTRFYRVIEPQASIYWKESFNPRRAGNRCLVAVMHCRNLCELRGVARIKITP; the protein is encoded by the exons ATGTTCTTgacttgtgttgttgttgctcttCTTTTTCTACTACATCTTCTTCTGTGTTTCCAGCTGAGCGGCTTTTCCAAGGTGAAGCAGCAGATGTTTGTCAACGTTTCCTTCACCAACCCCTTCAACTTTGCCCTGAAGGCCTGTAGACTGTCCATGGAAGGAGCTGGATTAATGAGCGAGAAGACACGTTTCtacag agtcATTGAGCCTCAGGCTTCCATCTACTGGAAGGAGTCGTTCAACCCTCGGCGGGCCGGAAATCGCTGCCTTGTAGCGGTGATGCATTGCCGTAACCTCTGTGAG TTGAGGGGAGTTGCTCGCATCAAAATCACGCCCTGA